From a region of the Rhinopithecus roxellana isolate Shanxi Qingling chromosome 8, ASM756505v1, whole genome shotgun sequence genome:
- the NEK2 gene encoding serine/threonine-protein kinase Nek2: MPSRAEDYEVLYTIGTGSYGRCQKIRRKSDGKILVWKELDYGSMTETEKQMLVSEVNLLRELKHPNIVRYYDRIIDRTNTTLYIVMEYCEGGDLASVITKGTKERQYLDEEFVLRVMTQLTLALKECHRRSDGGHTVLHRDLKPANVFLDGKQNVKLGDFGLARILNHDTSFAKTFVGTPYYMSPEQMNRMSYNEKSDIWSLGCLLYELCALMPPFTAFSQKELAGKIREGKFRRIPYRYSDELNGIITRMLNLKDYHRPSVEEILENPLIADLVAEEQRRNLERRGRQLGEPEKLQDSSPVLSELKLKEIQLQERERALKAREERLEQKEQELCVRERLAEDKLARAENLLKNYSLLKEQKFLSLASSPELLNLPSSVIKKKVHFSGESKENVMRSENSESQLTSKSKCKDLKKRLHAAQLRAQALSDIEKNYQLKSRQILGMR; the protein is encoded by the exons ATGCCGTCCCGGGCTGAGGACTATGAAGTGTTATACACCATTGGCACAGGCTCCTATGGCCGCTGCCAGAAGATCCGGAGGAAGAGTGACGGCAAG ATATTAGTTTGGAAAGAACTTGACTATGGCTCCATGACAGAAACTGAGAAACAGATGCTTGTTTCTGAAGTGAATTTGCTTCGTGAACTGAAGCATCCAAACATCGTTCGTTACTATGATCGAATTATTGACCGGACCAACACAACACTGTACATTGTAATGGAATATTGTGAAGGAGGGGATCTGGCTAGTGTAATTACAAAGGGAACCAAGGAAAG GCAATACTTAGATGAAGAGTTTGTTCTTCGAGTGATGACTCAGTTGACTCTGGCCCTGAAGGAATGCCACAGACGAAGTGATGGTGGTCATACTGTATTGCATCGGGATCTGAAACCAGCCAATGTTTTCCTGGATGGCAAGCAAAACGTCAAGCTTGGAGACTTTGGGCTAGCTAGAATATTAAACCACGACACGAGTTTTGCAAAAACATTTGTTGGCACACCTTATTACATGTCTCCT GAACAAATGAATCGCATGTCCTACAATGAGAAATCAGATATCTGGTCACTGGGCTGTTTGCTGTATGAATTATGTGCATTAAT GCCTCCATTTACAGCTTTTAGCCAGAAAGAACTCGCTGGGAAAATCAGAGAAGGCAAATTCAGGCGAATTCCATACCGTTACTCTGATGAATTGAATGGAATTATTACGAGGATGTTAAACTTAAAG gattaCCATCGACCTTCTGTTGAGGAAATTCTCGAGAACCCTTTAATAGCAGATTTGGTTGCAGAAGAGCAAAGAAGAAATCTTGAGAGAAGAGGGCGACAATTAGGAGAGCCAGAAAAATTGCAGGATTCCAGCCCTGTATTAAGTGAGCTGAAACTAAAGGAAATTCAGTTACAGGAGCGAGAGCGAGCTCTcaaagcaagagaagaaagaTTGGAGC agaaagaacaggagCTTTGTGTTCGTGAAAGACTAGCAGAGGACAAACTGGCTAGAGCAGAAAATCTGTTGAAGAATTACAGCTTGCTAAAGGAACAGAAGTTCCTGTCTCTGGCAAGTAGTCCAG AACTTCTTAATCTTCCATCCTCAGTAATTAAGAAGAAAGTTCATTTCAGTGGGGAAAGTAAAGAGAACGTCATGAGGAGTGAGAATTCTGAGAGTCAGCTCACGTCTAAGTCCAAGTGCAAGGATCTGAAGAAAAGGCTTCATGCTGCCCAGCTGCGGGCTCAAGCCCTGTcagatattgaaaaaaattaccaGCTAAAAAGCAGACAGATTCTGGGTATGCGCTAG
- the LOC104669500 gene encoding ribonuclease pancreatic-like produces MALDKSVILLPLLVLVLLVLGWAQPSLGGESRAEKFQRQHMDSGSSPSSSSTYCNQMMKRRNMTQGRCKPVNTFVHEPLVDVQNVCFQEKVTCKNGQTNCFKSNSRMHITECRLTNGSRYPNCAYQTSPKERHIIVACEGSPYVPVHFDDSVADST; encoded by the coding sequence ATGGCTCTGGATAAGTCTGTCATCCTGCTCCCTCTGCTTGTcctggtgctgctggtgctgggCTGGGCCCAGCCTTCCCTAGGCGGGGAATCCCGGGCCGAGAAATTCCAGCGGCAGCACATGGACTCAGGCAGTTCCCCCAGCAGCAGCTCCACCTACTGCAACCAAATGATGAAGCGCCGGAATATGACACAGGGGCGGTGCAAACCAGTGAACACCTTTGTGCACGAGCCCCTGGTAGATGTCCAGAATGTCTGCTTCCAGGAAAAGGTCACCTGCAAGAACGGGCAGACCAACTGCTTCAAGAGCAATTCCAGAATGCACATCACAGAGTGCCGCCTGACAAACGGCTCCAGGTACCCCAACTGTGCATACCAGACCAGCCCGAAGGAGAGACACATCATTGTGGCCTGTGAAGGGAGCCCGTATGTGCCAGTCCACTTCGATGATTCTGTGGCGGACTCAACCTAA